A stretch of Channa argus isolate prfri chromosome 16, Channa argus male v1.0, whole genome shotgun sequence DNA encodes these proteins:
- the LOC137101171 gene encoding ataxin-3-like isoform X2 has product MDSIFHEKQEGSLCAQHCLNNLLQGEYFTPVDLSSIAHQLDEEERMRMAEGGMASEEYRTFLQQPSGNMDDSGFFSIQVISNALRVWGLELILFNSREYQSLMINPINEKAFICNYKEHWFTIRKLGQQWFNLNSLLTGPELISDTYLALFLAQLQQEGYSIFVIRGNLPECEAEQILRIMRVQQQQRPRLIGEDEAQTSVGRPAALTQTDTGFGVEDEVVDEDEALKRALALSRQDIDVEDEEADLRRAIQLSMQGAVMSNKSSDYEVGSAKSRSQAPVSAGGQKETQNETLTAEELRKRRQAYFDRQQQQAQPNIPQPPDTKLTGGSGSVNTGSKEDQKQKPSK; this is encoded by the exons ATGGATTCCATATTTCATGAGAAA CAAGAGGGCTCGCTTTGCGCCCAGCACTGCCTCAACAACCTCCTTCAGGGTGAGTATTTTACTCCTGTGGACCTGTCCTCCATTGCTCATCAGCTTGATGAAGAAGAGAGAATGAGGATGGCCGAGGGAGGTATGGCCAGTGAGGAGTACAGGACCTTCTTACAG CAACCATCTGGGAACATGGACGACAGTGGGTTCTTTTCTATTCAA GTTATTAGCAATGCTTTGAGAGTGTGGGGCTTGGAGCTAATCCTCTTCAACAGCCGGGAGTATCAGAGCCTGATGATAAATCCAAT AAACGAAAAAGCCTTTATTTGCAACTACAAGGAGCACTGGTTTACAATACGCAAACTAGGCCAACAG TGGTTTAACCTGAATTCTCTGTTGACTGGACCAGAGTTGATATCAGACACTTATCTTGCCCTTTTCCTTGCACAGTTACAACAAGAAG GTTATTCCATATTTGTGATCAGAGGAAACCTGCCTGAGTGTGAAGCAGAGCAAATTCTAAGGATTATGagagtgcagcagcagcagcggcccAGGCTCATTGGAGAGGATGAGGCCCAGACAAGTGTAGG CAGGCCAGCAGCTCTAACCCAGACAGACACAGGCTTTGGTGTCGAAGATGAGGTTGTGGATGAAGATGAAGCGCTGAAAAGAGCCCTGGCACTGAGCAGACAGGACATAGATGTAGAAGATGAAGAGGCTGATCTTCGCAGGGCCATACAGCTCAGCATGCAAG ggGCAGTGATGAGCAACAAGTCATCAGACTATGAAGTAGGAAGTGCAAAATCAAGGAGCCAGGCACCAGTAAGTGCAGGCGGACAAAAAGAAACTCAGAATGAGACACTCACTGCAGAGGAACTGCGGAAGAGGAGACAAGCGTACTTTGATCG gcagcagcagcaggctcaGCCAAACATTCCTCAGCCACCAGATACAAAATTAACAGGTGGATCAG GATCAGTAAACACTGGATCTAAGGAGGACCAAAAACAAAAGCCCAGCAAGTGA
- the ddx24 gene encoding ATP-dependent RNA helicase DDX24 codes for MKTAKMKTKNKRLSSGVQKSAKRGIVVKGKWKAVELDPSVYSEEGMEGLVCFEELTNYRLIDSEKTAAKAAKEMKKEKKKTMKRKVSEGEEEDEKAAVEGKEGEKVNEPAKKKAKKKRKRQIVMESVQDISTQITQKNQAANEEGVETGKEEASKDSAICSNVKSNIAKNRNKKKKRKQQMVKDIVTEKQPDSEPSLGQTQNKVTKPPKNQPKNWTNKVLSGSDDKNTDVSGWNDLFVPSPVLKALSSLGFASPTPIQALALPPAIRDRMDILGAAETGSGKTLAFGIPIIHTILEWKNHSEKHEYSESSVKVESLYLPPTKSAEATTEDQEDCVNVEEDQHEGMRVQDQCDSDESATEDEEHGFEEDEKLGCVQVIDDAEFDFDPAVEVEEKPAGGPSQPLLGLVLTPTRELAVQVKHHIDAVAKFTDIKTAILVGGMAQQKQRRMLKRRPEIIIATPGRLWDMIKERHPHLLNLRQLRCLVIDEADRMVERGHFAELENLLEMLNTTHFNPMRQTFVFSATLTMAHSLPNRLLQKKRKNLDQRKKLEILMEKVGIKSKPKVIDLTRKEATVETLTETQIHCQKEEKDFYLYYFLLQYPGRTMVFANSIDCIKRLNSLLVILDCTPLPLHANMHQKQRLKNLERFAERDNCVLLTTDVAARGLDIPNVQHVIHYQVPRTSETYVHRSGRTARATKEGLSLLLIGPDDMMNFRKIYKTLGKDEEVPMFPIETKCMEAIKERVNLARMIEKIEFHNSREKQHNSWFKQAADALGVDLDDDLLLGRLRDEEADREQEKMLKGTKKHLKHLISQPVFKNVIKTKYPTQMGKLSLPHMPLAGMESALTSVTTLKKKQKLKKGVPQQRKNVKQEKKAAAGTCK; via the exons atgaaaacagcaaagaTGAAGACGAAAAACAAGCGTCTGTCGTCCGGGGTGCAGAAATCGGCCAAACGGGGCATCGTTGTAAAAGGCAAATGGAAAGCTGTAGAACTTGATCCAAGTGTCTACTCCGAAGAGGGCATGGAGGGTCTGGTATGTTTTGAAGAGCTTACAAATTACCGTCTGATAGACTCTGAAAAGACTGCAGCCAAAGCagcaaaagaaatgaaaaaagaaaagaaaaaaacgatGAAGAGAAAAGTCagtgaaggagaagaggaagacgAGAAGGCAGCTGTGGAGGGCAAAGAGGGGGAGAAAGTAAATGAACCTGCcaagaaaaaagccaaaaagaaaaggaaaaggcaaATAGTGATGGAATCAGTTCAAGACATTTCTACacaaataacacagaaaaatcaAGCCGCCAATGAGGAGGGAGTGGAAACCGGTAAAGAAGAAGCTTCAAAAGATTCAGCTATTTGCTCAAATGTCAAATCAAATATTgcaaagaacagaaacaagaaaaagaaacggAAGCAGCAAATGGTAAAAGATATAGTCACAGAGAAACAACCAGATTCTGAGCCCTCATTAGGACAAACTcaaaacaaagtgacaaagcCCCCTAAAAATCAGCCAAAGAATTGGACTAATAAAGTACTTTCTGGTTCCGATGACAAAAATACTGATGTTAGTGGATGGAATGACCTGTTTGTTCCTTCCCCTGTGCTAAAGGCACTGAGCAGCCTCGGGTTTGCTTCGCCCACACCGATTCAAGCCCTGGCATTGCCTCCAGCTATCAGAGATCGTATGGATATACTGGGAGCAGCTGAGACAG GAAGTGGTAAAACCCTAGCCTTTGGTATTCCCATAATCCACACCATACTAGAGTGGAAGAATCACTCAGAAAAACATGAATACTCTGAATCAAGTGTGAAGGTGGAGAGTTTGTATTTACCACCCACAAAGTCTGCTGAAGCCACAACAGAAGACCAGGAAGACTGTGTGAATGTAGAGGAAGATCAGCATGAAGGCATGAGAGTGCAGGATCAGTGTGACTCAGATGAAAGTGCCACTGAAGATGAAGAGCATGGCTTCGAAGAGGATGAAAAGCTTGGGTGTGTTCAAGTAATTGATGATGCCGAGTTTGACTTTGACCCTGCAGTTGAAGTAGAAGAAAAACCTGCTGGTGGTCCGAGTCAACCTCTTCTTGGTCTAGTTCTCACTCCCACCAGAGAGCTGGCTGTTCAGGTCAAACACCATATTGATGCTGTCGCAAAATTTACAG ATATCAAAACAGCCATACTAGTGGGGGGAATggcacaacagaaacaaaggaGGATGCTAAAGCGTAGGCCTGAAATCATCATTGCCACACCAGGACGTTTGTGGGACATGATAAAGGAGAGACATCCACATCTGCTGAACCTCAGACAGCTCCG GTGCCTGGTCATTGATGAAGCCGATCGCATGGTAGAAAGGGGGCATTTTGCAGAGCTGGAGAATCTGCTGGAGATGCTGAACACCACACACTTCAATCCCATGAGgcaaacatttgtcttttctgcCACACTGACAATGGCCCACAGCCTTCCTAATCGCCTTCtgcagaaaaagaggaagaatcTGGACCAGAGGAAAAAGCTGGAAATTCTCATGGAGAAAGTGGGAATCAAATCCAAGCCTAAAGTCATTGACCTTACTAGGAAGGAGGCGACAGTGGAGACGCTGACTGAAACCCAGATCCACTGtcagaaagaggagaaggacTTTTACCTTTATTACTTCTTGCTGCAGTATCCTGGACGTACCATGGTGTTTGCCAACAGCATAGACTGTATCAAGAGACTGAACTCCCTACTGGTTATCCTGGACTGCACACCACTGCCTCTACATGCTAACATGCACCAGAAACAACGCCTCAAAAACCTGGAAAGGTTTGCTGAGAGGGACAA TTGTGTTCTACTGACTACTGATGTGGCAGCAAGAGGACTGGATATCCCCAACGTTCAACATGTTATTCACTACCAG GTTCCCAGAACATCTGAGACTTACGTTCATCGCAGTGGCAGAACAGCAAGAGCAACTAAAGAGGGTCTTAGCCTGCTATTAATAGGCCCAGATGACATGATGAACTTCAGAAAGATTTACAAGACACTGGGAAAGGATGAGGAGGTTCCCATGTTCCCCATAGAGACCAAATGCATGGAAGCAATCAAG GAGCGGGTAAACCTGGCCAGAATGATAGAAAAGATTGAGTTCCACAACAGCAGGGAGAAGCAGCACAACTCCTGGTTTAAACAAGCAGCAGATGCCCTGGGAGTGGACCTTGATGATGATCTTTTACTTG GCAGATTAAGGGATGAAGAAGCCGACAGAGAGCAGGAGAAGATGCTTAAGGggacaaaaaagcatttgaagCATTTGATCTCCCAGCCTGTGTTCAAGAATGTGATAAAGACCAAGTATCCCACTCAAATGGGAAAGCTCTCCCTACCACACATGCCTCTTGCGGGGATGGAGAGTGCCTTAACCAGTGTCACAACattgaagaagaagcagaaattAAAGAAAGGTGTTCCTCAACAGAGGAAGAATGTGAAGCaggaaaagaaagcagcagcagggacaTGTAAATGA
- the si:ch1073-416d2.4 gene encoding coiled-coil domain-containing protein 42 homolog, with amino-acid sequence MATSALPFLDNTDSLKLKVENRIRNIFVTQLEGTRHREEKNVNHIPVVTETSSRILEAGVNTLQKTLVLKKQAELGDVDKQLTLKRQEFKSRVEDMAQRRTELEIKQQQTKERAMKFEKFVAENEIKRCQALKKYETAQEQNILKQKEIQDLTEQLKQLRTRQHVLKERTAKYKIYELYLMKTLDYLPSINLHNGSESLVKPIIQRHDTLSITKQELLQHLGHLEEETERGQKQLQTMRREHSIKKLMANKELYELQSELETIKEKSKQAEVNLLMEKGGLREKVIQVGSLLMAINNLAEQCHIQAYGPLENMNALTMMDMVKEYILDKTDTERRARRLMQSGSAMTNRTASTDKRWWGSRKSIDSKTQIKR; translated from the exons ATGGCCACTTCTGCGCTTCCTTTCTTAGATAACACGGATTCTCTTAAACTCAAGGTGGAAAACAgaataagaaacatttttgtaacGCAGTTGGAAGGAACCAG ACACAGGGAGGAGAAAAATGTCAATCACATACCTGTAGTAACGGAG ACTTCTAGCAGAATCCTTGAGGCAGGAGTAAACACTTTGCAAAAGACCCTGGTACTGAAGAAACAGGCTGAGTTGGGCGATGTGGACAAGCAACTCACACTCAAACGGCAGGAGTTTAAGAGCCGGGTGGAGGATATGGCTCAGAGAAGGACTGAACTcgaaataaaacaacagcag ACTAAAGAAAGGGCGATGAAATTCGAAAAGtttgtggctgaaaatgaaatcaAGCGTTGTCAAGCGCTGAAGAAGTATGAGACTGCGCAGGAGCAGAACATTTTGAAGCAGAAAGAGATACAGGACCTCACAGAACAGCTGAAACAACTTCGTACGAG ACAGCATGTTTTAAAGGAGAGaactgcaaaatacaaaatctaTGAGCTCTACCTGATGAAAACTCTAGATTATCTTCCCAGCA TTAATCTACATAATGGGTCTGAATCTTTGGTTAAGCCTATCATTCAGCGCCATGACACCCTGTCCATCACAAagcaggagctgctgcagcattTAGGGCAtctggaggaggagacagagcgGGGCcaaaaacaactgcagaccATGAGACGGGAGCACAGTATTAAAAAACTG ATGGCCAACAAAGAATTATACGAACTCCAGAGTGAATTAGAGACCattaaagagaaaagcaaacaggctGAAGTGAACCTGCTGATGGAAAAAGGAGGGTTGAGAGAGAAG GTTATACAAGTGGGAAGTTTGCTTATGGCCATCAATAACCTAGCAGAACAGTGTCATATACAGGCATATGGACCTCTGGAAAACATGAATGCATTGACAATGATGGACATGGTGAAG GAGTATATTTTGGACAAGACGGACACAGAGAGGAGAGCGAGAAGACTGATGCAGTCAGGATCTGCTATGACTAACAGAACAGCTTCGACAGACAAAAGATGGTGGGGATCAAGGAAAAGCATAGACAGTAAAACGCAAATCAAAAGGTGA
- the LOC137101171 gene encoding protein Z-dependent protease inhibitor-like isoform X3: MTVHPTFLNLIMVVKKMKMGFIFIIIMCLLTPVQRAQIPTVTISDLSFKNIDFAMNLYRQISSSHDKNIFFSPLSISASFGALLMASGGVTYDELLIGLNLEQLQRAEQPELIPKLFQLLHENITQNGSLKLDQGMALFVHRHFGVEKAFEGQIKKFFHANIETVDFSDTKRSIRSINDYIKNKTKNKVTDMISTLDAETQLMLISTIFFQGSWQMPFNPNFTHGASFYIDNYNVVQVPMMVKEDKFFTMEDYPLGARVLKLPYQQGVSMLILLPNKGMDYTVIDEDITAEKFITWLKRLQKMCCTRL, from the exons ATG ACTGTGCACCCAACGTTTCTCAACCTAATAATGgtggtaaaaaaaatgaaaatgggatttattttcatcataatCATGTGCCTCCTCACTCCTGTCCAACGAGCACAAATACCGACTGTGACCATCTCAGATCTTTCCTTCAAAAATATAGACTTTGCCATGAATCTTTATAGACAAATATCCAGTTCCCATGACAAGAACATCTTTTTCTCACCTCTGAGTATCTCAGCCAGTTTTGGTGCACTCTTAATGGCTTCTGGTGGTGTCACGTATGATGAATTACTCATAGGACTCAACCTGGAGCAGCTGCAGAGGGCTGAACAGCCAGAACTTATCCCAAAGCTCTTTCAACTCCTTCACGAGAACATCACACAGAATGGATCACTGAAACTGGACCAAGGCATGGCCCTCTTTGTGCACCGGCATTTTGGGGTAGAGAAGGCATTTGAAGGCCAAATCAAGAAGTTTTTTCACGCTAATATCGAAACTGTAGATTTTTCAGACACAAAACGGAGTATCAGGTCTATCAATGATTACATCAAGAACAAGACCAAGAACAAAGTTACAGATATGATTTCCACCCTGGATGCAGAGACCCAGCTCATGTTGATTAGCACAATTTTTTTCCAGG GGTCCTGGCAGATGCCGTTCAACCCCAATTTCACTCACGGAGCATCTTTCTACATTGACAACTATAATGTTGTGCAAGTACCAATGATGGTTAAAGAGGATAAGTTCTTTACAATGGAAGATTATCCTCTTGGAGCCAGAGTGCTTAAGTTACCCTACCAGCAAGGTGTTTCCATGCTTATCCTGCTACCCAACAAAGGCATGGACTACACTGTAATTGATGAAGACATCACTGCTGAGAAATTTATCACCTGGCTCAAAAGGCTGCAAAAAAT GTGCTGCACAAGGCTGTGA
- the LOC137101174 gene encoding ubiquitin thioesterase OTUB2-like, whose protein sequence is MEYGIVSCREDISSVFPEPTPATKHKDISGQFPSVRKVSGDGNCFYRAVCFAHLESVLHSPRALQRFKDKIIQSSRVLSSAGFDDSSFKHHLNTVIYVVDQCQADDQEDTLLRLFNEQMTSDSVVQYLRLLTSAHLQTHADFFCNFVEAPNLHAYCRQEVEVMAMECDHVDIMALSQALEICIHIVSVEGDEQQVAHHIIPEGAEPTLHLLYQTSHYNILYPRLQDR, encoded by the exons ATGGAGTATGGTATCGTCTCATGCAGAGAGGACATTTCTTCGGTGTTCCCTGAGCCAACTCCGGCTACCAAACATAAA gATATAAGTGGCCAGTTTCCCTCCGTGAGAAAAGTGAGCGGGGACGGAAACTGCTTCTACAGAGCTGTGTGCTTCGCACACTTGGAGTCAGTCTTACACAGTCCTAGAGCTTTGCAGAG ATTCAAGGACAAAATCATTCAGAGCAGCAGAGTTTTGTCCTCAGCGGGATTTGACGACAGTTCCTTCAAGCACCACctaaacaca GTTATATATGTTGTGGACCAGTGTCAGGCTGATGATCAGGAAGACACGCTGCTTAGGCTCTTCAATGAACAGATGACATCTGACAGTGTGGTGCAGTATCTCAGGCTACTCACGTCAGCACATCTGCAAACCCATGCAGACTTCTTCTGCAACTTTGTGGAGGCACCCAATCTGCATGCTTATTGTCGTCAG GAAGTGGAGGTCATGGCAATGGAGTGTGATCACGTGGACATCATGGCTCTGTCGCAGGCTCTAGAAATTTGTATCCATATAGTCTCTGTGGAGGGTGACGAACAGCAGGTGGCTCACCACATCATTCCAGAGGGTGCTGAACCCACCCTGCACCTTCTCTACCAAACATCACACTATAACATTCTTTACCCACGACTTCAAGACAGATAA
- the LOC137101171 gene encoding protein Z-dependent protease inhibitor-like isoform X1 — MTVHPTFLNLIMVVKKMKMGFIFIIIMCLLTPVQRAQIPTVTISDLSFKNIDFAMNLYRQISSSHDKNIFFSPLSISASFGALLMASGGVTYDELLIGLNLEQLQRAEQPELIPKLFQLLHENITQNGSLKLDQGMALFVHRHFGVEKAFEGQIKKFFHANIETVDFSDTKRSIRSINDYIKNKTKNKVTDMISTLDAETQLMLISTIFFQGSWQMPFNPNFTHGASFYIDNYNVVQVPMMVKEDKFFTMEDYPLGARVLKLPYQQGVSMLILLPNKGMDYTVIDEDITAEKFITWLKRLQKIKLEVNIPKFRIEQSYSLHNLLPDMGMGSLFSNSANLTKLSQDKGLKVSEVLHKAVIDVDETGTTAAAATTTGITPYSLPRTFIVDRPFFFFIYHEETNCLLFMGRVIDPSKN, encoded by the exons ATG ACTGTGCACCCAACGTTTCTCAACCTAATAATGgtggtaaaaaaaatgaaaatgggatttattttcatcataatCATGTGCCTCCTCACTCCTGTCCAACGAGCACAAATACCGACTGTGACCATCTCAGATCTTTCCTTCAAAAATATAGACTTTGCCATGAATCTTTATAGACAAATATCCAGTTCCCATGACAAGAACATCTTTTTCTCACCTCTGAGTATCTCAGCCAGTTTTGGTGCACTCTTAATGGCTTCTGGTGGTGTCACGTATGATGAATTACTCATAGGACTCAACCTGGAGCAGCTGCAGAGGGCTGAACAGCCAGAACTTATCCCAAAGCTCTTTCAACTCCTTCACGAGAACATCACACAGAATGGATCACTGAAACTGGACCAAGGCATGGCCCTCTTTGTGCACCGGCATTTTGGGGTAGAGAAGGCATTTGAAGGCCAAATCAAGAAGTTTTTTCACGCTAATATCGAAACTGTAGATTTTTCAGACACAAAACGGAGTATCAGGTCTATCAATGATTACATCAAGAACAAGACCAAGAACAAAGTTACAGATATGATTTCCACCCTGGATGCAGAGACCCAGCTCATGTTGATTAGCACAATTTTTTTCCAGG GGTCCTGGCAGATGCCGTTCAACCCCAATTTCACTCACGGAGCATCTTTCTACATTGACAACTATAATGTTGTGCAAGTACCAATGATGGTTAAAGAGGATAAGTTCTTTACAATGGAAGATTATCCTCTTGGAGCCAGAGTGCTTAAGTTACCCTACCAGCAAGGTGTTTCCATGCTTATCCTGCTACCCAACAAAGGCATGGACTACACTGTAATTGATGAAGACATCACTGCTGAGAAATTTATCACCTGGCTCAAAAGGCTGCAAAAAAT CAAACTGGAAGTCAACATACCAAAGTTCAGAATCGAACAGTCATATTCCCTGCACAATCTTCTGCCAGATATGGGTATGGGCAGTCTCTTCAGTAATTCAGCAAATTTGACAAAGCTGAGTCAGGACAAGGGGCTAAAGGTGTCAGAG GTGCTGCACAAGGCTGTGATTGATGTGGATGAGACAGGGACAACTGCAGCAGCTGCCACAACAACTGGAATAACTCCATATTCCTTACCCAGGACCTTTATTGTCGACAGaccatttttcttcttcatatATCACGAAGAGACAAACTGTCTGTTGTTCATGGGCAGAGTGATTGACCCCTCCAAAAACTAG